Below is a genomic region from Nitratidesulfovibrio sp..
GATCCATGAGCGCGGGGCGCTGCGCGGGGTCGGTGTAGCCCGGCTGCTTCACGATGTCGAGGATGCGGTCCACGGAGGCCTTCAGGGCGGCGCGGGCGGCACCCGCATTGTCCGAGGCGGCAAGGGCCGGGCCGGACCAGCCAAGCAGGACGCAGAGCAGGGCGCAGGACAGGGTCTTGAAGAGCGGCGCGGCAAGGGGGGCGCCGCGTCGGAATGCGGGGATGAACATGCCTAGACTCCTCCGAACACGTACTTGCTGATCAGCGATTCGATGTCGATGGCCGATTCGGTTTCCGTGATTTCGTCGCCTTCGCCAAGCTGTTCCGGAGAACCGCCGGGCGAAAGCTTGATGTACTTGTCGCCAATGAGGCCGCTGGTCTTCACCGAGGCGATGACATCATCGGTCAGGTGCACGCCTTCCTTCATGCGCAGGCTGACCACCGCCACCGGCTTGTCCGGCGCAAGGGTGATGCCCGCCACGCGGCCCACGGGCACGCCCGCGATTTCCACCTCGGCCCCTATGCGCAGGCCGGTGATGGAGCCGAACCGGGCGTGCACGGTATAGCCCTTGTCGGACAGCAGTTCCATGCGCCCCAGCTTTATGGTGAGGTAGCCGACGCACAGCAGCCCGATAAGGACGAAGATGCCGACCGATGTTTCTCGCGAATATTTTTTCATGCTGCCCTTCCCGTATCCGTTGGGGGCTTTGGTTGACAGTATTTGTCCCGCCTGCCGTCAGGCATCTGGCGTCAGCCT
It encodes:
- the mlaD gene encoding outer membrane lipid asymmetry maintenance protein MlaD; the protein is MKKYSRETSVGIFVLIGLLCVGYLTIKLGRMELLSDKGYTVHARFGSITGLRIGAEVEIAGVPVGRVAGITLAPDKPVAVVSLRMKEGVHLTDDVIASVKTSGLIGDKYIKLSPGGSPEQLGEGDEITETESAIDIESLISKYVFGGV